CAGTATACAAACTCCACTGATTGTTCATTTGCAGTGAATCGTATTTATATAATTTAGTATCCGTTTTACCGTCGTTGATCAATCCGTAAAATTCTATATAATCACCATTGCCCAAAGCACCAGTTAACGCAGAAGTATAAATAGGCTGTTCCACACCATTTCGCCAGAGTTGAAAATTTTCTGCAGCAACGCTTCCCAACCCTGCGGCTGCCAATGCAGACTGTGGAATACGATACAGTCCGGTTGCACCTACCTTAAATTTGTAGTAGGTTTTGCTGTAATCGATCCACTCATTGTTATAGGTTTGGCAATACGAAGCTATACTTATAGTGATAAGGATAAGCGCTAATGATAATTTCTTCATGAGAAGTGATGTAGTAGTTAATTGCAACGATAATTCACAAAGAATATTTTATGAATTATTAAAAATAGTTTTTAACAATAAGAAAGGGAATAATTAAGAGGCAGACAAATATAGACATATTTTATCAGTTTTTATAAGCATTTTTGCAAAAATAACAGGCTGATAAAACGGCTTGATTTAAGACAAATAATTTGATAATGAACTCTTTAATTGAAGAATTGAAATGGAGAGGGATGATACAGGACATCATGCCCGGCACAGAAGAACAACTGAATAAAGAAATGACAAACGGCTATATCGGCTTTGATCCTACTGCCGACAGCCTGCACATTGGAAGCCTTGTTCCTATTATATTATTGATACACCTTCAACAAAATGGTCATAAGCCTATTGCGTTGGTAGGTGGAGCTACAGGCATGGTAGGCGACCCGAGCGGTAAAAGCGAAGAACGAAATTTATTAAGTGAAGAAGTGCTCAATCATAATCTTGCCTGCGTAAAAAAACAGTTAGAACATTTTTTAAATTTTGATAGTACACTTCCTAATGCGGCAGAGATTGTAAATAATTACGATTGGTTTAAAGAGATCAGCTTTTTACATTTTATCCGGGATATAGGTAAGCACATCACCGTAAACTATATGATGAGCAAAGACAGTGTAAAAAAAAGACTGGAAGGCGACAATGGAATGAGCTTTACGGAATTTACGTATCAACTGGTACAGGGTTATGATTTTTACTGGTTACATCAAAATAAAAATTGCAAACTGCAAATGGGCGGTAGCGATCAATGGGGAAATATCGTTACCGGAACAGAATTAATTCGCAGAAAAAGTGCCGGCGAAGCATTTGCATTTACCTGCCCATTAATGACAAAAGCTGATGGCGGCAAGTTTGGTAAAACCGAAAAAGGAAATGTGTGGCTGGATGCAAAGAAAACATCGCCTTACCAGTTCTACCAATTTTGGTTAAATGCTGCGGATGCAGATGCTGAGCGTTACATCAAAATATTTACTTTCTTATCAAAAGAAGAAATAGAAATCTTATTGGCACAACACAAAGGCAACGAACATCAACGTTTATTACAAAAAAGATTGGCAGAAGAGATCACTTGTTTTGTACATAGCAGGGATGATTATGAATTTGCCGTAAAAGCATCTGAAATATTATTTAATAACGATACTGCTGAAATATTAAAACAATTAACCGAAGATCAATTACTGCAGGTGATGGAAGGCGTGCCCACCGTTACCTTTTCAAAAGATGAATTGAATAACGGAGTAGACATTGTATCGCTTTTTGCGAATGCCAATATTTTTACAAGTAAAGGCGATGCAAGAAAGAATATACAAGGTGGCGCAGTAAGTATTAATAAAGTAAAAGAAAGCGATATAACAACGATCATAAATAACACACACCTTCTGAACGAAAAATACTTATTACTACAAAAAGGAAAGAAGAATTATTATTTAGTGGTGGCTTCTTAAGTATATATTGTTTTTGTAGTAAGCTTATTATTGCAAGTTTAAAACTTCGTATATATTTGAATTCGTTCATCAACAAAATCAACCTTCATGAAATATATTTTTGTTGTATTGACTTTGATTACCGCAGTTTCCAAAGCTCAAACAGGACTTACTTTTGATAAATATTTTGTAGAAAGCGAAGACAAATGGGTTGCCTTTTCAATGAATGAAGATAGCTCCTATTCTTACGGTTTTATTTATATTGATGAGCAGGCTGGTCTCACTTTTAATTATGAAGGAAGATTCAAAGTAGCTCTAGATGGGCATTTTATTCCAAAAAAGATGGATACTGTAAGCCTTAAATACAGGTTGCAACCGAACAATGTTAAAGTAGCATTCATTCCTCAAAACAGGTTTCAGGAACTTCAAATACAAGCAACTCCTGACTGGTTAAAATATTATAAAACGGACACCAATTCTGTTGAAAGGCTTTATCGTTGGGGCTTTATGTACAATGGCTGGAACCAATGTGCAAAAGCATTGACATACCTCGAAAAAGCGAACACTATTAATTCTAACTACAAAGGGCTACAGGTAGAGCTGGCTTTTTCTTATAATTGCCTGGAACTATTCGACAAAGCAATTGCTGCATTACAATTGGCATTGAAACAAGATCCAACAGATGCTTATACTAATAAAGAATTAGTCTATGCTCAATTAGAGTCCGGTGATGTGGACAAAGCAGCTGAAAGTTGTAAACATGCTATAGCCACCTGCACAGATAAAAGTTACAATGGTGAAAATTGCTATAATTTATTACATACTTTTTTTATAAAAAAAGATAAAAAGAATTTTTATCTATGGCTGGATGAAACAAAGAAATGGACCGCAGATAAACCAAACCTTATTAAGAGTATAAAAACGATGGAAGATGAAATGAAAAAATAAATGTGTGCTTCAATTCATTTTTCATATCTCTTTACTCATTCAAACAACCGTCCCGATAACGTTTGCGTAAAAAAATCAATTTCTTAATTCACTAGTAATTGTAATACTCGCTATCTTTTCTTTACAAAACGATTGTGCTGCTACCTTTTAAGCACTCTTCAACACCTATTCATAACCAAAAACGATTGTATGAAAAACATGCCTAAAGCATCGTGGATACTGCTTATCCTGATGTTGTCTTTCTCGTCAACATTCTCTCAGGACCAATGTAAAGCTGTCGGATGGGCTACTCAAAACGGAGGAACAACCGGTGGTGGTTCTGCTACGCCCGTAACCGTTAGTACTCTTGCTGATCTGCAAATGCAAGCTAAAGCTTCCGGTGCAAAAGTTATTTACGTGTCTGGTACTATGGGCGCCGGTGTAAGCACCCGTGTTTCTGTCGCTGCTAATAAAACAATTATCGGTTTACCCGGAGCAAAATTGTTTGGCGGCTTTGATGTCAAGGCAAATAACATTATCATTCGCAACATGATAGTGCAAGGCCCCGGTGCCGTGGATGTGGACGGCGTAGATTGTATTACAATTGAAGGAGCCAGCAATATATGGATAGACCATTGTGAACTATATGATGGACAGGATGGAAATATGGATATCACCAATGAAGCCAATTATGTTTCTGTAACCTGGTGTAAATTTTATTACACCTCCGCTTCAAAGAATCACCAGTTCTGTGATCTGATTGGCAGCAGCGATTCAAAAACCTCTGATCGCGGAAAACTTAAAATAACTTTTATGTACAACTGGTGGGCACAAGGTTGTAAAGAAAGAATGCCAAGGGTTCGCTTTGGGCAGGTACATGTAGTAAATAATTATTTTGGATGCACCGGCAACAATCATTGCGTACGTGCAGGTTTGGAAGCAGACCTATTAGTAGAGAGCAATTATTTTGATAATGTAAAATTACCCATCGATCTATATGAAAATAATTTCACTGCAGTAACATCCCGCAATAACACATTTGTAAATACCAGCGGAAATACGGCAGGTAGCGGAACCGCATTTACACCACCGTATACGTTAAGCATTGCACCTTCGGCCAACGTAAAATCATTGGTAACGGCTGCTTGCGGTGCAGGTGCCACCATGTCGTCTCCTACTGCGTGTGCTTGCGGAACAACTACGCCGCCACCAAGCAAGTTTACATTAACAACCACTGTCACTCCTTCCGGAGCCGGCTCAGTTGCTAACAGCCCAACCGGCAGCAGTTTTGATTCTGCCACAATGGTAACACTAACGGCTACGGTTAACTCAGGTTATCAATTTATTGGGTGGAGTGGAGGTGCAAGTGGCACGTCAACATCAACAACTGTTACAATGAATAGTAATAAAGCTGTAACAGCCAATTTCAGGGCGATACCTAAATATAATGTTACTACCACAGTTGCGCCAAGCGGTGGTGGAACTGTTGCTGTTACACCAAGTGCAACTACCTATGATTCAGGTACTGTTATTACAGTTAAAGCTACTCCTGCATCCGGTTATTCATTTACAAACTGGAATGGTGATGCAAGTGGTACGGTAACTTCTGTTTCTGTAACAGTGAACAGTAATAAAAATATAACGGCCAACTTCCAGGTAGTGCAGGTAACAGCCTATACATTAACTACCAGCAGTAATCCTGCAGTTGGCGGAACTATATCTAAAAATCCTAATGCAGCAAGCTACAATAGCGGAACATCCGTTGCACTAACGGTAACTCCCGCCAGTGGTTATATGTTTACAGGTTGGAGTGGTGATGCCAGTGGCACCTCAACATCTGTAAATGTAATAATGACTGCTAACAAAACTGTTACAGCTAATTTTAGAGCAATACCTAAATATACCATTACTACAAGCGTATTACCTGCAGGCGGTGGCACAGTTTCATTAAGCCCAAGTGCCGCTACATATGATTCAGGAACGGTAGTAACGGCTACGGCTATCCCGGCAAGCGGTTATTCATTTGTAAACTGGAGCGGCGATGCAAGTGGTACCGCTGCTGCAACTACTATAACGGCCAATGGTAATAAAAATATAACTGCTAACTTCCAGGTTGTTCAAAGCGGTGGCAGCTCTACTATTCGTATTGAACAAAGCGCAACGCCATCCACCGGTTTATGCAGCTATGATGGAATCATCAGTAGCAATAGTGGAGCCAACGATAGTAAAGTGATCAATCTTACCAACTCAAGTGGCAAGGGAATTACATGGAGAGTAAATGTTCCATCGAACGGAACATATACATTGGTGTGGCGTTATACCAACAGTGGTTCGGGTAATGCAACTACTGCTAAATTTTTAGTGAATGGCGCTACTATAAATTCAGCAATATCTTTTCCTAAAACAAATGGCAGCACTACGTTTTCTACTGTAACTGCTACCGTTAGTTTTAGCGCAGGAATAAATGTTATCCGCCTGGAAACAACGGTATCAAGCGCTTTTGCAGATATAGATTGGCTGGAAATTACCGGAGATTCTCCTACGCCTGGTAATTGCCTTGCTTCAAGACCAACGATCGATGAAAGCAATGCTGCAGTATTCCCTAACCCTGCGAAAGACAATGTGACCATTCATTACAATATGATCTCAAGCAATAAGGTGAGCATTAAAATATTTGATTCCTTTGGAAGATTAGTAGAGGATCTGGGAAGTAAATCAGTAACAGCCGGTGATCAACAATTACAATATAATGTTGCCGGTAAAGCTCCGGGTGTTTATAATATTGTTTTAACCGGATCGGCAGAAACCAAGATTTTAAAACTCGTAGTTAACTAAACATATTTTCCTATGTAAGACCGAACCGGGCGAGTGCCCGGTTTTTTTGTGTTTATGAATTAGGTCATTTCATAATTGAAAAATAATTCGCAAAAAAAATCTCTACAAAAAACAAAAGTCCGATTCTATAAAGAACCGGACTTGTTTTTCAGAAAAAATAATCAATCCAAATCAACAAACTATTGTATTCTTGTATTGAAGCTATAACTCGCAACGTATGACGTTGCATCATCAGCCTTCAATTCAATATTAATATTTCCGGAGCCTGCAACTTCTGTGATCCATTTACACGTAGTGCCAACAGGAACATTAGAACTATCGGTATTCAAATCAATAACAGCAATACTGGAATTGCCGGATGGAGTGTAATAAAAACGTTCATTGGCAGCTGCAACATTAATCGGCGTATTTCTTTTATCAAATAGCTTTACCGATACATTATATGCCTTGCCTTGTTTTAATACAATAGCGGCAGTATCTGTAACAGTTGCTTTTTTGTATACAACTTCCTTATTACTTCCTGCTTCAATAGTAGTTATTTCAATAGCAGGACGACCTTGTAACGTAACAGTAGAATCCGTACTTGCAGCGGTAGTGCTATTCGTATCATCTTTTTTGCAGGATGTAACAGCAACAACAGCTACGATCAAGGCGGATGTCAACACTTTAGAGAATTTCATATCAATAATTTTATTTTGGTTAGAAATTTTAGTTTATGAATTTTATTGTTCTGTAATAGTAAAGCCTGATATATAATTCCACAGAACAGTTGACTTAATAGAGATAGTAACAGTTCCTTTTGAATCAGCTACTACGTCCGTAAATTTTGCTTCTGTTGTGGCATTATAATCTGTATTGATGGTAGTGGATGCATTCCCGATTTTGAAAATAGTTCCTTGTCCATCAAATGCACGACTGGCATATAATTCAAAAGTATATTTAGCATTCGCTTTTAACCCCTGTATCACAACAGTTCTATCTATACAATGTAAAGAAGTGAATCGTAAAACTTCCGGGGGGCAAACTGTCGCAGTGGATGCATAACCGGCACCGTTATCTCCCGTTCTTGCTTGTGAGCTTAACGTTGCTTTTACGGTACTTGCAGTTCCATCATCGTATTTAAATGTATTACTAACCAAATTCAACAATACAGTAGTAATG
The Ferruginibacter albus DNA segment above includes these coding regions:
- the tyrS gene encoding tyrosine--tRNA ligase — protein: MNSLIEELKWRGMIQDIMPGTEEQLNKEMTNGYIGFDPTADSLHIGSLVPIILLIHLQQNGHKPIALVGGATGMVGDPSGKSEERNLLSEEVLNHNLACVKKQLEHFLNFDSTLPNAAEIVNNYDWFKEISFLHFIRDIGKHITVNYMMSKDSVKKRLEGDNGMSFTEFTYQLVQGYDFYWLHQNKNCKLQMGGSDQWGNIVTGTELIRRKSAGEAFAFTCPLMTKADGGKFGKTEKGNVWLDAKKTSPYQFYQFWLNAADADAERYIKIFTFLSKEEIEILLAQHKGNEHQRLLQKRLAEEITCFVHSRDDYEFAVKASEILFNNDTAEILKQLTEDQLLQVMEGVPTVTFSKDELNNGVDIVSLFANANIFTSKGDARKNIQGGAVSINKVKESDITTIINNTHLLNEKYLLLQKGKKNYYLVVAS
- a CDS encoding tetratricopeptide repeat protein; amino-acid sequence: MKYIFVVLTLITAVSKAQTGLTFDKYFVESEDKWVAFSMNEDSSYSYGFIYIDEQAGLTFNYEGRFKVALDGHFIPKKMDTVSLKYRLQPNNVKVAFIPQNRFQELQIQATPDWLKYYKTDTNSVERLYRWGFMYNGWNQCAKALTYLEKANTINSNYKGLQVELAFSYNCLELFDKAIAALQLALKQDPTDAYTNKELVYAQLESGDVDKAAESCKHAIATCTDKSYNGENCYNLLHTFFIKKDKKNFYLWLDETKKWTADKPNLIKSIKTMEDEMKK
- a CDS encoding InlB B-repeat-containing protein, which codes for MKNMPKASWILLILMLSFSSTFSQDQCKAVGWATQNGGTTGGGSATPVTVSTLADLQMQAKASGAKVIYVSGTMGAGVSTRVSVAANKTIIGLPGAKLFGGFDVKANNIIIRNMIVQGPGAVDVDGVDCITIEGASNIWIDHCELYDGQDGNMDITNEANYVSVTWCKFYYTSASKNHQFCDLIGSSDSKTSDRGKLKITFMYNWWAQGCKERMPRVRFGQVHVVNNYFGCTGNNHCVRAGLEADLLVESNYFDNVKLPIDLYENNFTAVTSRNNTFVNTSGNTAGSGTAFTPPYTLSIAPSANVKSLVTAACGAGATMSSPTACACGTTTPPPSKFTLTTTVTPSGAGSVANSPTGSSFDSATMVTLTATVNSGYQFIGWSGGASGTSTSTTVTMNSNKAVTANFRAIPKYNVTTTVAPSGGGTVAVTPSATTYDSGTVITVKATPASGYSFTNWNGDASGTVTSVSVTVNSNKNITANFQVVQVTAYTLTTSSNPAVGGTISKNPNAASYNSGTSVALTVTPASGYMFTGWSGDASGTSTSVNVIMTANKTVTANFRAIPKYTITTSVLPAGGGTVSLSPSAATYDSGTVVTATAIPASGYSFVNWSGDASGTAAATTITANGNKNITANFQVVQSGGSSTIRIEQSATPSTGLCSYDGIISSNSGANDSKVINLTNSSGKGITWRVNVPSNGTYTLVWRYTNSGSGNATTAKFLVNGATINSAISFPKTNGSTTFSTVTATVSFSAGINVIRLETTVSSAFADIDWLEITGDSPTPGNCLASRPTIDESNAAVFPNPAKDNVTIHYNMISSNKVSIKIFDSFGRLVEDLGSKSVTAGDQQLQYNVAGKAPGVYNIVLTGSAETKILKLVVN